A genome region from Populus alba chromosome 5, ASM523922v2, whole genome shotgun sequence includes the following:
- the LOC118029966 gene encoding butanoate--CoA ligase AAE1 isoform X1, giving the protein MNHFFKNHKHLTLLASTFNRFVSSNLSKKPRALFSSFANDLLEPDSWKSMEGLVRCKANYAPLSPISFLERSATVYRDRTSVVYGSLKFTWAETHQRCLKLASALSQLGISRGDVVAALAPNVPAMYELHFAVPMAGAVFCTLNTRHDSNMVSILLEHSEAKIIFVDHQLLDLARGALDLLEKTGTKSPMVVLISESDGSSPTGFSSSSYEYESLLENGHSGFEIRQPESEWDPISINYTSGTTSRPKGVVYSHRGAYLNTLATLFLHGIGTMPVYLWTVPMFHCNGWCLTWGMAAQGGANVCLRKVSPKDIFDSIDQHKVTHMAGAPTVLSMIVNSAVSDQKPLPHKVEIMTGGAPPPPQIFFKMEELGFGVSHLYGLTETYGPGTYCSWKPEWDSLPLNERSKMKARQGVQHLGLEDVDVKDPVTMESVPADGKTIGEIMLRGNTVMSGYLKDSKATEDAFRGGWFRSGDLAVKHSDGYIEVKDRAKDIVITGGENVCTLEVETVLYNHPAILEVAVVGRPDDLWGQTPCAFVKLREGFDVDAQDIIKFCQDRLPRYMAPRTVIFEDLPRNSTGKVQKFILREKAKALGSLFRSETQTTC; this is encoded by the exons GATCTTCTTGAACCAGACTCATGGAAATCAATGGAGGGCCTTGTACGTTGCAAGGCAAATTATGCTCCTTTGTCTCCTATAAGCTTCTTGGAGCGATCAGCTACAGTTTATAGGGACAGAACTTCAGTTGTTTATGGTTCTTTGAAGTTTACATGGGCTGAAACTCATCAACGTTGCCTCAAACTTGCCTCTGCTTTATCCCAGTTGGGAATTTCTCGTGGTGATGTG GTTGCTGCTCTGGCCCCTAATGTTCCAGCAATGTATGAGCTGCACTTTGCAGTTCCAATGGCTGGAGCAGTTTTTTGTACTCTTAATACCCGCCATGACTCGAATATGGTGTCTATCCTACTGGAACATTCGGAGGCAAAGATTATTTTCGTGGACCACCAGTTACTTGATCTTGCTAGAGGAGCGCTTGATCTTCTAGAAAAGACAGGAACAAAATCACCTATGGTGGTCTTGATTTCTGAATCTGATGGTTCTTCTCCCACTGGCTTCAGTTCAAGTAGTTACGAGTATGAAAGCCTCTTGGAAAATGGACACAGTGGATTTGAGATCAGGCAACCGGAAAGCGAATGGGATCCTATCAGTATAAATTATACTTCTGGCACAACGTCAAGGCCTAAAGGAGTTGTTTATAGTCACAGGGGAGCTTATCTCAACACCCTTGCGACGCTTTTCCTCCATGGCATTGGTACAATGCCTGTTTACCTTTGGACTGTGCCCATGTTTCACTGCAATGGATGGTGCCTCACTTGGGGTATGGCAGCACAGGGTGGTGCTAACGTATGCCTGAGAAAAGTCTCTCCAAAAGACATATTTGACAGCATTGACCAGCACAAGGTGACACACATGGCAGGAGCACCGACTGTCTTGAGCATGATTGTGAATTCAGCAGTCAGTGACCAAAAACCCCTTCCTCACAAAGTGGAAATTATGACAGGGGGTGCACCACCACCCCCTCAAATCTTTTTCAAGATGGAGGAGTTAGGTTTTGGTGTATCTCATTTGTATGGCCTTACAGAAACATATGGTCCAGGGACTTATTGCTCATGGAAACCTGAATGGGATTCACTTCCTCTCAACGAGAGATCAAAGATGAAAGCTCGACAAGGGGTCCAACATCTTGGATTGGAAGATGTTGACGTAAAGGATCCTGTCACCATGGAAAGTGTACCAGCGGATGGTAAAACGATTGGAGAGATTATGCTCAGAGGAAACACTGTGATGAGTGGCTACCTAAAAGACTCGAAAGCAACTGAGGATGCTTTCAGAGGCGGCTGGTTTAGAAGTGGGGATCTTGCTGTGAAACATTCTGATGGATATATTGAAGTGAAGGACAGAGCAAAGGATATTGTGATTACTGGTGGAGAGAATGTATGCACACTTGAAGTAGAAACAGTTCTGTATAATCATCCAGCAATTCTCGAGGTCGCAGTTGTTGGGCGGCCGGATGACCTCTGGGGACAAACCCCTTGTGCATTTGTGAAGTTAAGAGAGGGATTTGACGTTGATGCTCAAGATATAATTAAGTTTTGCCAGGATCGTTTGCCACGTTATATGGCTCCCAGAACTGTCATTTTTGAGGATTTGCCCAGAAACTCTACCGGAAAAGTGCAGAAGTTTATTCTGAGGGAGAAGGCAAAGGCATTGGGTAGCCTCTTTAGGTCAGAGACACAAACCACCTGCTGA
- the LOC118029969 gene encoding protein STRICTOSIDINE SYNTHASE-LIKE 4-like has translation MLAQYLDNIIQPPMDMATKSRPASSPSFPIPTSRKTSWPFLTVLLTVLSPVLVATLVFQLDSFEPAHFPIHELTQPPLKALKKNDHMLQGSELVGFKQLIEPEDIAYDSNSGVIYTTCADGWVKRVTINDSVADTIVESWVSTGGRPLGLALGHDNEVIVADAFKGLLKISEEGKVELLADEAEGVKFKLTNAVDIAEDGTIYFTDASYKYNLLEFFWDLLEGKPYGRAISYDPVAKETKVLAHDLYLANGVTISPDQQYVVFCESFMRRCRKYYIQGKKKGSLETFIDNLPGLPDNIHHDGHGHYYIALASEITVALDLALKHPFLRKLMGIYTKYIGEINIWKNSGVFIVDLEGKPMEHYYDPGLALISSGIKIGNHIYCGSFVNPYIVRLDVTKHPARATV, from the exons atGCTTGCTCAGTATCTAGATAACATTATCCAACCCCCTATGGATATGGCAACGAAGTCTAGACCTGCAAGCTCACCATCTTTTCCGATACCCACATCAAGAAAGACCTCATGGCCCTTCCTTACTGTTCTTTTAACGGTTCTATCTCCTGTCTTGGTAGCTACACTCGTTTTCCAACTTGACTCGTTCGAACCAGCTCACTTTCCGATCCACGAGCTGACTCAGCCACCATTGAAGGCTTTGAAGAAGAATGATCACATGCTTCAAGGGTCGGAGCTTGTGGGTTTCAAGCAGTTGATTGAACCAGAAGATATTGCATATGATAGCAATTCGGGAGTTATTTACACTACCTGTGCTGATGGGTGGGTTAAACGAGTCACGATTAATGACTCAGTTGCTGACACTATCGTGGAGAGCTGGGTTAGCACTGGAGGTAGGCCTCTCGGACTCGCCCTTGGACACGATAACGAAGTTATTGTAGCCGATGCTTTCAAG GGACTGTTAAAAATAAGTGAAGAGGGTAAAGTGGAGCTATTAGCTGATGAGGCCGAGGGTGTAAAATTTAAACTCACAAATGCTGTAGATATAGCAGAAGATGGCACCATCTATTTTACAGATGCTTCATACAAATACAATCTACTCGAGTTCTTCTGGGACCTTTTGGAGGGTAAGCCATATGGTCGAGCAATCAGCTATGATCCAGTTGCCAAAGAGACCAAGGTTTTGGCCCATGACCTCTACTTAGCTAATGGAGTCACGATCTCACCAGATCAACAATATGTGGTTTTCTGTGAATCATTCAT GAGAAGGTGTAGAAAATATTACatacaaggaaagaaaaaagggagcCTAGAGACATTCATTGACAATTTGCCTGGCTTGCCTGATAACATCCATCATGATGGACATGGCCATTACTATATTGCATTAGCCTCg GAAATCACAGTTGCACTAGACCTAGCACTCAAACATCCTTTTCTTCGGAAGCTTATGGGAATCTATACGAAGTACATAGGGGAAATTAATATATGGAAGAATAGTGGTGTTTTCATCGTAGATTTGGAAGGAAAACCGATGGAGCATTACTATGATCCGGGTTTGGCATTGATTTCAAGTGGGATCAAAATTGGAAACCATATATATTGTGGTTCCTTTGTCAATCCCTACATTGTCCGTCTTGATGTAACAAAGCATCCTGCACGAGCCACGGTGTAA
- the LOC118029966 gene encoding butanoate--CoA ligase AAE1 isoform X2 codes for MNHFFKNHKHLTLLASTFNRFVSSNLSKKPRALFSSFANDLLEPDSWKSMEGLVRCKANYAPLSPISFLERSATVYRDRTSVVYGSLKFTWAETHQRCLKLASALSQLGISRGDVVSLFFCLFFLIFFQQWGLSAAFHRLLEDSDKDSPSQVAALAPNVPAMYELHFAVPMAGAVFCTLNTRHDSNMVSILLEHSEAKIIFVDHQLLDLARGALDLLEKTGTKSPMVVLISESDGSSPTGFSSSSYEYESLLENGHSGFEIRQPESEWDPISINYTSGTTSRPKGVVYSHRGAYLNTLATLFLHGIGTMPVYLWTVPMFHCNGWCLTWGMAAQGGANVCLRKVSPKDIFDSIDQHKVTHMAGAPTVLSMIVNSAVSDQKPLPHKVEIMTGGAPPPPQIFFKMEELGFGVSHLYGLTETYGPGTYCSWKPEWDSLPLNERSKMKARQGVQHLGLEDVDVKDPVTMESVPADGKTIGEIMLRGNTVMSGYLKDSKATEDAFRGGWFRSGDLAVKHSDGYIEVKDRAKDIVITGGENVCTLEVETVLYNHPAILEVAVVGRPDDLWGQTPCAFVKLREGFDVDAQDIIKFCQDRLPRYMAPRTVIFEDLPRNSTGKVQKFILREKAKALGSLFRSETQTTC; via the exons GATCTTCTTGAACCAGACTCATGGAAATCAATGGAGGGCCTTGTACGTTGCAAGGCAAATTATGCTCCTTTGTCTCCTATAAGCTTCTTGGAGCGATCAGCTACAGTTTATAGGGACAGAACTTCAGTTGTTTATGGTTCTTTGAAGTTTACATGGGCTGAAACTCATCAACGTTGCCTCAAACTTGCCTCTGCTTTATCCCAGTTGGGAATTTCTCGTGGTGATGTGGTAAGTCTGttcttctgtttattttttctgataTTTTTCCAGCAGTGGGGTTTGTCCGCTGCTTTCCACAGGCTGCTCGAGGATTCTGACAAGGATTCACCTTCT CAGGTTGCTGCTCTGGCCCCTAATGTTCCAGCAATGTATGAGCTGCACTTTGCAGTTCCAATGGCTGGAGCAGTTTTTTGTACTCTTAATACCCGCCATGACTCGAATATGGTGTCTATCCTACTGGAACATTCGGAGGCAAAGATTATTTTCGTGGACCACCAGTTACTTGATCTTGCTAGAGGAGCGCTTGATCTTCTAGAAAAGACAGGAACAAAATCACCTATGGTGGTCTTGATTTCTGAATCTGATGGTTCTTCTCCCACTGGCTTCAGTTCAAGTAGTTACGAGTATGAAAGCCTCTTGGAAAATGGACACAGTGGATTTGAGATCAGGCAACCGGAAAGCGAATGGGATCCTATCAGTATAAATTATACTTCTGGCACAACGTCAAGGCCTAAAGGAGTTGTTTATAGTCACAGGGGAGCTTATCTCAACACCCTTGCGACGCTTTTCCTCCATGGCATTGGTACAATGCCTGTTTACCTTTGGACTGTGCCCATGTTTCACTGCAATGGATGGTGCCTCACTTGGGGTATGGCAGCACAGGGTGGTGCTAACGTATGCCTGAGAAAAGTCTCTCCAAAAGACATATTTGACAGCATTGACCAGCACAAGGTGACACACATGGCAGGAGCACCGACTGTCTTGAGCATGATTGTGAATTCAGCAGTCAGTGACCAAAAACCCCTTCCTCACAAAGTGGAAATTATGACAGGGGGTGCACCACCACCCCCTCAAATCTTTTTCAAGATGGAGGAGTTAGGTTTTGGTGTATCTCATTTGTATGGCCTTACAGAAACATATGGTCCAGGGACTTATTGCTCATGGAAACCTGAATGGGATTCACTTCCTCTCAACGAGAGATCAAAGATGAAAGCTCGACAAGGGGTCCAACATCTTGGATTGGAAGATGTTGACGTAAAGGATCCTGTCACCATGGAAAGTGTACCAGCGGATGGTAAAACGATTGGAGAGATTATGCTCAGAGGAAACACTGTGATGAGTGGCTACCTAAAAGACTCGAAAGCAACTGAGGATGCTTTCAGAGGCGGCTGGTTTAGAAGTGGGGATCTTGCTGTGAAACATTCTGATGGATATATTGAAGTGAAGGACAGAGCAAAGGATATTGTGATTACTGGTGGAGAGAATGTATGCACACTTGAAGTAGAAACAGTTCTGTATAATCATCCAGCAATTCTCGAGGTCGCAGTTGTTGGGCGGCCGGATGACCTCTGGGGACAAACCCCTTGTGCATTTGTGAAGTTAAGAGAGGGATTTGACGTTGATGCTCAAGATATAATTAAGTTTTGCCAGGATCGTTTGCCACGTTATATGGCTCCCAGAACTGTCATTTTTGAGGATTTGCCCAGAAACTCTACCGGAAAAGTGCAGAAGTTTATTCTGAGGGAGAAGGCAAAGGCATTGGGTAGCCTCTTTAGGTCAGAGACACAAACCACCTGCTGA